A genome region from Candidatus Protochlamydia phocaeensis includes the following:
- a CDS encoding phage tail tape measure protein, with product MATLVISPLINPEPICQGPMPLKEEELYQREESKGLERIKKLCQTHLKIQENRQAISELTERIEFNQRDIKYFLSQESETQRKLIDGNAALSVEQGELERKSKAVELQQEKLSQVAKSISSYQDGIAGSVQASTMKQQSLRFMAEGIGSALEDMREICKDVQENQSTFAQQTNFIAHSQETAALSLKEAFSKQHKISDLASHISTGQADIRQNIGLTEQLKEGISYRVQDIQGAHHTIDQTLDQVSQKKTDLDHLASAIPIDQEAIREHLRLAEQTKEDIGHQVAVIHLDHSLIQDALNMAEHTKEAIHLQADAIRSEQKDIRDTLDRTDGIKEHIHQQAEHIQRNQDAIQQNLESAEQTKQGLYQQLGIAEESKEPEKSLLPPNAQQNMEESRRPISILQRAWSVAKGFLSPIIWAIAKVWALIMHTANWMVSRIKAAAFMPIKAAAFDSLVLSALYEGAALLTGHLIQMRRSIRL from the coding sequence ATGGCAACACTTGTGATCTCTCCTTTGATTAATCCAGAGCCTATTTGTCAAGGCCCTATGCCTTTGAAAGAAGAAGAGCTGTATCAAAGAGAAGAAAGCAAAGGTCTAGAACGCATAAAAAAATTATGCCAAACACACCTGAAAATCCAGGAAAATCGCCAAGCTATTTCAGAGCTAACAGAACGCATTGAATTCAACCAAAGAGATATCAAATATTTTTTATCTCAAGAGAGCGAAACCCAGCGCAAATTAATTGACGGTAACGCAGCGCTGAGTGTAGAACAGGGCGAACTTGAGCGGAAATCGAAAGCCGTTGAGCTTCAACAAGAAAAACTCTCTCAAGTTGCCAAAAGTATTTCTTCTTATCAGGACGGCATCGCCGGTTCAGTCCAAGCCTCAACGATGAAGCAGCAAAGTCTTCGCTTTATGGCTGAAGGCATTGGCAGCGCTTTGGAAGACATGAGAGAAATATGCAAGGATGTCCAAGAGAATCAATCAACTTTTGCTCAGCAAACGAACTTTATTGCTCATAGCCAAGAAACCGCAGCGCTGTCCTTAAAAGAAGCCTTCTCCAAACAGCATAAGATAAGCGATTTAGCTTCGCATATTTCTACCGGCCAAGCAGATATCCGACAAAATATTGGCTTAACAGAGCAGCTTAAAGAAGGCATAAGTTATCGCGTGCAAGATATTCAAGGCGCCCATCATACGATCGACCAAACGCTTGATCAAGTCTCGCAAAAGAAAACAGATCTTGACCATTTAGCCTCCGCTATTCCCATCGATCAAGAAGCCATTAGGGAACATCTGCGCTTAGCAGAACAAACAAAAGAAGATATTGGCCATCAGGTGGCCGTTATCCATCTTGACCACTCTCTCATTCAAGACGCGCTAAACATGGCCGAACACACAAAAGAAGCCATTCATTTGCAAGCGGATGCCATTCGATCAGAGCAGAAAGATATTCGAGACACCTTAGATCGAACCGATGGGATAAAGGAACATATTCATCAGCAAGCGGAGCATATTCAACGCAATCAAGATGCCATCCAACAGAACCTGGAATCTGCTGAACAAACAAAGCAAGGGCTTTACCAGCAATTAGGCATTGCAGAAGAATCAAAGGAACCTGAGAAATCTCTCCTTCCTCCAAATGCCCAGCAAAATATGGAAGAAAGCAGAAGGCCGATTTCCATTTTGCAGCGTGCCTGGTCGGTCGCAAAAGGTTTTTTATCTCCTATCATTTGGGCCATTGCCAAGGTCTGGGCGCTTATCATGCACACGGCCAATTGGATGGTGTCGCGCATTAAGGCAGCTGCATTTATGCCTATTAAAGCCGCTGCGTTCGATTCTTTAGTCCTGTCTGCTTTATATGAAGGAGCAGCTTTGTTAACCGGTCACCTTATTCAAATGAGGCGCAGCATCCGCCTTTAG
- the treZ gene encoding malto-oligosyltrehalose trehalohydrolase: MMESLSLTADPLNHPNSWNNKRKRPWKLSLGANFTAEKTVSFKVWAPKCKAVEVVLQGNDNRKQALTKDELGYFSGAMDNIEPGTLYKYQIDGKDSFPDPVSRYLPEGPHGPTMIVDPGHYQWHDQNWPGVNLKGQVIYEMHIGAFTPEGTFDAAAKELEELSYFGITLIEVMPVAEFPGKWNQGYDGVSLYAPSHLYGDSEAFKRFVDKAHQLGIGVILDVVYNHFGPDGNYTGMYSDYYLSNKYTTHWGDVINFDGVGSREVREFFINNACYWIGEFHLDGFRLDSTQDFYDDSFPHILAELSQRTSEMALPKSIVIIAENEPQDIKLIRPRAENGYELDGVWNDDFHHAAIVSLKGRSEAYYTDYRGTGQEFISLLKRGYLYQGQAYSWQKKSRGTIVTDEPAWSFVFYLQNHDQISNELRGERIHLLTDMARLRAMTALLLLAPETPLLFMGQEFASSKPFMFFADHTSEELVKNVSEGRRKFLEQFPSHASAYQSPEAQKFIPDVCASISFENSKLDLSEREKHREIYRLHYDLLKIRREDPIIAAQDRFNLDGAVLDTYSFLIRFFGKDGNDRLLLINLGRDLDYSPLAEPLIAPSKKGFWELIWSSDDPCYGGPGVLNPFQEKGMKLPAQSAILLKSVSEEEKPLIEKHLKADAAPHLNKVTG; encoded by the coding sequence ATGATGGAATCGTTAAGCTTAACGGCAGATCCATTGAATCACCCTAACAGCTGGAATAACAAGCGTAAGAGGCCATGGAAATTGTCGTTAGGCGCTAACTTTACAGCCGAGAAAACCGTATCTTTTAAGGTTTGGGCTCCCAAATGCAAGGCAGTTGAAGTTGTCCTTCAAGGCAATGATAATCGAAAGCAAGCGCTTACCAAAGACGAATTGGGATACTTCTCGGGGGCAATGGACAACATCGAGCCGGGAACCCTTTATAAATATCAAATAGATGGCAAAGATAGTTTTCCGGATCCCGTTTCACGCTATCTTCCCGAAGGTCCGCATGGGCCGACGATGATCGTTGATCCGGGGCATTATCAATGGCATGATCAAAACTGGCCTGGCGTCAATTTAAAGGGCCAGGTCATTTATGAAATGCATATAGGCGCCTTTACTCCGGAAGGAACATTTGATGCGGCAGCTAAAGAGCTGGAAGAGCTGAGCTACTTTGGCATCACTCTTATTGAAGTGATGCCTGTAGCTGAATTTCCGGGAAAATGGAACCAAGGATATGATGGCGTGAGCCTTTATGCTCCTTCTCATTTGTATGGAGATTCCGAAGCCTTTAAGCGTTTTGTGGATAAAGCCCATCAGCTTGGCATAGGCGTGATCTTAGATGTCGTGTATAACCATTTCGGGCCTGATGGGAATTATACAGGTATGTACAGCGACTATTACTTATCCAATAAATATACGACTCATTGGGGCGACGTCATTAACTTTGATGGAGTCGGCTCTCGAGAAGTCCGCGAATTCTTCATCAATAATGCCTGCTATTGGATTGGGGAATTCCACTTAGACGGATTTCGGCTAGATTCTACGCAAGATTTTTATGATGACTCATTTCCGCATATTCTAGCTGAGCTTTCTCAACGGACTAGCGAGATGGCATTGCCAAAATCTATCGTAATCATTGCTGAAAATGAACCGCAGGACATTAAGCTTATTCGGCCGCGCGCTGAAAATGGCTATGAATTAGATGGGGTATGGAATGATGACTTTCACCATGCAGCCATCGTCTCGCTAAAAGGACGGAGCGAAGCGTATTATACCGATTATCGCGGGACCGGACAGGAATTTATCTCTCTGCTTAAAAGAGGATACCTCTATCAAGGGCAAGCCTACTCTTGGCAAAAGAAATCGCGAGGAACAATTGTCACGGATGAACCCGCTTGGTCGTTTGTTTTTTATCTGCAAAATCACGATCAAATCTCAAACGAATTAAGAGGGGAACGCATTCATCTCCTGACAGATATGGCGCGTTTGCGGGCAATGACAGCCCTTTTATTACTCGCTCCTGAAACACCTCTTTTATTTATGGGGCAAGAATTTGCCTCTTCCAAGCCTTTCATGTTTTTTGCAGACCATACAAGCGAAGAGCTGGTAAAAAACGTATCGGAAGGGAGAAGGAAGTTCCTAGAGCAGTTCCCCAGCCATGCGTCCGCTTATCAGAGCCCGGAAGCGCAAAAATTTATTCCAGATGTATGCGCCAGCATCAGTTTCGAAAATTCCAAGCTTGACCTATCGGAAAGAGAAAAGCATCGAGAGATCTATCGCTTGCACTACGATCTTTTAAAAATTAGACGAGAAGATCCCATTATTGCTGCCCAAGACCGATTTAATTTGGATGGCGCTGTGCTTGATACTTACAGTTTCTTGATCCGCTTTTTCGGTAAAGACGGCAACGACCGCCTTCTGCTCATTAACTTGGGAAGAGATTTAGATTACAGTCCGCTTGCAGAGCCGCTTATCGCTCCAAGCAAAAAAGGCTTTTGGGAATTGATTTGGTCTAGCGATGACCCTTGCTATGGCGGGCCCGGCGTGCTCAATCCCTTTCAGGAAAAAGGAATGAAACTGCCGGCCCAAAGCGCCATCCTACTTAAATCTGTATCGGAAGAAGAGAAGCCGCTTATTGAAAAGCATCTAAAGGCGGATGCTGCGCCTCATTTGAATAAGGTGACCGGTTAA